AGCTCCATCGCCAGCTCCTCTTCATTGGTTTCCCTCCGCGCATCCACGTCGACATGCGCCCGCCATTCCTCCTTCGCCCGGACCCCCCACGCCCGGCAAGCCTCAATCGCCGCTCCGAATCGTTATGAACTCCATCGAGTTTCCTTCGGCGAGAAGAAGAAGGCGCGACCCACGCTCACGGTGCTGTGTGACCAGACAGGAGGAGAACCCCTCGTCTGGAAATCCTCAACCCCACAGAATTTTTTCATCATAGAGGTTTTTCAGGCTTGTCCTTGAAATCACGTTTATGGAGGCCTTATGCTTGAAAAGTCGTCTTTTCATCACTCCCGGAGTCAGGACATGAAGCGTCAAACCCTTTCCTTTCGCCGCCATGTCCAGATCCCCCTGTTGTGTCTGGTGGCGGTGTTGAGCAACTCCTGCCAGGAAATCAATGGCGCGGTCACCACGATCCAGGGCGCGATCGACATGATTGGCCGTGAATCCTCATCATGGCAGACCACGATGAAGGAACTCGAAGCCAACCTGTTCAAGGATGGCGATGACCTCATCGCCCATCAGGTGACGATGTTGGCGGAGCGAGGCATCGCCACGGGCAGCGCCGAGCTCAGATGTGATGTGGACTTCATCGGGAACCGGATGATCGAGGGGCTCAAGCGGATCCTCGACGAGATGGACGGCCGGACCCCAGCCCCCCCGGTGCCGCATTTCTGCACGGTGTCTCCGACCGTGGTCGAGCTGGAGCAGATCCAGCAGGGCTCCCTGGTGGGCGTCAACTTCTACGGCTATGACTTGTTCGAGAAGGACATCCGGGATTCGAACGTCAGGATCTTCCTGCAGAACAGGAATGGCTCTCAGCAGGACATCACTTTCGCCAGATCCTTCTTGTCGCACTACCTCATGACCATCCGGGTCGACGATGCGCGCATCGACTACAGCGGCGAGAGCGAGAAGCTGGTGATCACCTCGGGGAAGAAGGTCTTGAGTGAGATCAGCGTCGTCACCCGGCTGCCAACGTATTTCGATTGGTGCCGGGGAGAAGCCCCGCCCCGCCTCGCGGAGGACGTCGGGCAGACCTGCGCCTTGAGCCGGATGTCTGGCAGGTTTGGAGGCGCCACGGACTCGGTTTCCACCCTGACGAGCAATGGCTCCTGGTATCTTTCTGGGAATTCGAGCGAGGCCGGAGTGTGCGCCTCGGCGACCTGTGCCAATGGTTATCCCAGGACCGGTGATTTCATGTGGAGCGCGGGAACGCCTCCCGTGCGGATGGTCCTTCAGGAGGGCAACGCCTGCTTTCTCACGAACATCTCGGGCCGGTTGCAAGGGGCGAATGATCGCATCGAGATCTCCGTGGGGAGCGACGGCTACTACTATCTCGGGGGCGGCTCACAGCCTGGCGCCTCGGCGACCGCCCGGTGCGTGGGGAAGGTCACCCACCACAGCGAATTCACCTGGTCCAAGGGCATGGGGACCATCCCCTTGGGGACGGCGACCGGGCAGGTGTGCTTCTTGAGCATGGTATCGGGCCATTTCGGAGGCACGTTGGACTCCGTGCGCGCCTACGTCCAGAACGGCTCCTGGTATCTGGATGGTGTGGCTGAACACGCGAACCTCTCCGCCTCCGTCTCATGCATTTCCCGGTTGTAGATGCGAATCGAAGGGCCATGGGTGTCACACAAGGGAGACGGTATGAAGATTGCGAGATGGCTTGTTTTCTCTCTCCTCGTGGCTCCACTGACCGGAGCCGTTGGGGGTTGTGGTCTGGGGCTGGAAGATCTGCCCAGCACGGGAGGACCCCCCCTCGGGTCTCCACAGCCTGGTGAGCCCACGGAGCCTGGTGAACCCACGGAACCTGGTACGCCCGCGGAGCCCACCTGCACCCCGCAGAGTTGCGAGGGCGGTTGCTGCCTCAGGGGCGCGTGCTACCGCACCCAGTCCCAATACGCGTGTGGAAGCATGGGGGCGCAGTGCGCGATGTGCCAGTTGCTCCAGAGCTGCCAGAAGCAGGACGTGCTCCGGGGCTGGGAATGCCTCGCCGATCGCGCCACGCACTGGTCGCTCCAGCCGCTGAGTGCCTCGATTCCACCCACGAAACCAGATGGAGGTTCATGGGATGTGGGCTCCGATGCTCCCGACGTGGTCGTGGAACTGGACTGCCCGGCCGGGGGCTCCGTGGGCAAGGTGAAGACCGGAGAGTCCTCCAGCTTCACTCCCAGTTGGAACAATGGCGCCTGTGTGACCACCTCCCCCGAGCTGCTGAACGCGCCCATCAGCATCAGGGTCCTGGATGTCGATCTCTTCTCCAGTGAGGAGATCCTCACCACGTCCTACAGGCTCGAGGAGAAGGACTTCGCGGCGGGCACGCTCGAACTCCCCATCTCCGCGGACGGGACCCATACCCTGAAGCTGCGGCTGTCCCGGGTGGAGTCGCTCGCGAGCCCCTGACTCCTGGTGCGCGTGGGTTCCGCGCATCGCCGGCTGTCGGCCCGGCTGGCTTCCTTCCGAGTTCCGCCCCTCCCGCCACTCACCCGCCCGCCGCATCCACGCGGTCCCCATTCTTTCGAGGCGTGTGACGTGATGAACTGCGGGGGGGCTGGATACTTTCGTGAACCGGCGGCTCCTGAAGCCGGACGGGAAGCGCAGCAAGTCAGGTCGGCAAGTCACCATGAACCCCTCGTTCCGTCCCCGAGCCCCCCTGGCCCGCTCGACGCTCCTCAAGATGGGCGTGCGGATCGCGGTCGTCATCGCGCTCTCCACGCTCGTCAGCTACCTCCACATGCTCCACGCCCTGCGCACCGAGGCCCTGGAGCATCTGCAACGGCATGTCGCCGAGCGCGGCCAGCGGGAGCAGGCCATCTTCACCCTGGCCGAAGACAACCATGCGTTCCTCAAGAAGGCCCTGGAGGAACGGCTCCGGGAGCTCCCACGGGAGGACGTGAGCGCTCGCTTCGACAGCCTGGTCGCGCGGCTGCCCGATGGCACGCTGCGCAACCGCCCCGAGCAGGAAGAGTCCCTCCAGGGCATCCATGTCTTCATGCCCCCACACGTGACGCTCGACGCCGGATTCCGCGCCCGGCTCGTGGCCGCGTACGACGTGCTCTCCAAGTACGGGCCCGCCTTCTACATCCGCTTCAAGACGACCTACATCACCTTCCCGGAGGGAGCGATCGTGGGCTTCAGTCCGTGGACTCCCCGTTGGAGCCATGAGCTCGCGTCCGACTTCTCCATCACCGGCTTCGAGGACTTCATCCTCAGCCAACCCGAGAACAACCCACGGAGGCAGACCACCTGGACGGGCATCTACAACGAGCCCATCAGCCACGAATGGATGGTGTCGGGCGCCACGCCGCTGGACCTGGACGGCCGCCATGTCGCGACGATCGGCCACGACGTGCTGCTCGACGAGGTCATGGCCCGCACCATCGACGGCCATCTGCCCGGTGCCTACAACGTGCTCTTCCGCGACGATGGTCAGCTCATCGCCCACCCCGAGCAGAGGCTGGAGGACACCCGCAGCGCCTACAACATCCTGAGCGGCGCCGAGCAACCCGACGTCGCGGTCAGCCGCCTCGGCTCCCGGGAGAAGGCGGCCCATCTGCGCGGCATCTTCGAGCGGGTGAAGAACCGCGCGCCCGACCAGACGCTCCTGGAGCTGCCAGAGCACGGCGAGTACATCGCCGTGACACGGCTGAAGGGTCCCGGATGGAACCTCGCCACGGTGCTGCCGGAGCAGGTGGTGTCGCGGCCCGCCTTCCTCGCGGCGCGCTACGTGCTGCTGCTCGGCCTCCTGTCGCTGCTGCTGGAGCTGGTCATCATGTACCGGGTGCTCCAGCAGCAGATCGCGCGCCCGCTGCAGACCCTGACCCAGGCCACCGACAAGGTGGCGGCCGGTGACTTCCAGGTGGCGCTGGGCACCTCACGCGGCGACGAGCTGGGGCAATTGGCCCGCGCCTTCCAGCACATGGCCGACCAGGTCCAACACCGCGAGGAGGCCCTGCGCCAGAACAACGAGGGTCTGGAGCAGCGGGTGGAGGAGCGCGCCCGCGAGCTCAGGGACGTCCACCTGAAGCTGATGCAGACGGCCCGGCGGGCGGGCATGGCGGAGAGCGCCACCCATGTGTTGCACAACGTGGGCAACGTGCTCAACAGCGTCTACACCTCGGCCCAGCTCGCCAAGGATCGGATGCTCAAGATGCGGCTGGAGCAGGTGGGCCGGGTGACGAACATGCTCGAGCAGAACCAGGACGACCTCACGCGCTTCCTGACCCAGGATGAGCGCGGACGGCTCCTGCTGCCCTTCCTGGACCGGCTGGGGCAGAACCTGCTCGAGGAGCGCACGGAGATCGTCTCGCTGCTGAATGACGTGGGCCGCTATACCGAGCACATCGGTGACATCATCAAGATGCAACAAAATCACGCCCGCGCGCCCCGGATGCACGAGCCCGTCGACCTGGCGGAGTTGCTGGAAGACGCGTTGCGCATCAACTCGGCCGAGCTCTCGCGCCACCAGGTGCGGGTACAGCGGCAGCTGACCCCCCTGCCCCACCTGATGATCGACAAGCACAAGACGCTGATGATCCTCGTCAATCTCATCAGCAATGCCAGGTACGCCCTGGATACGGTGGCACCGAGCGAGCGGCTTCTCTTGATGAGCCTGGAGCAGACCTCCACGGACCGCGTCCACATCGTCATCCGCGACAACGGCATGGGCATCGCGCCGGAGATGATCACCCGCATCTTCCAGTATGGCTTCACCACGCGGGACGAAGGGCATGGCTTCGGCCTGCACTCCAGCGCCCTGGCGGCCCAGGAACTGGGTGGAACGTTGACCGTCCACAGCGACGGGCCCGGGCGTGGAGCCGCGTTCACCCTGGAGCTGCCCTACCACCCCGTCCAGCGGACGACATGACGGCCACGTCGAACACTCTGCACTTGTCGCGGCGGCCCTGGAAAGCCCTTTCGCACAACACAAGCGGATTTCTGCCGCGGCAGGCAGCTCACATCGAGGGCATCGATACCGAGGCGCCCGTTCGCCGCAAACCATTCAATTCGTCAATTGACAGCCAGCCATGCATGGCACTACATGTTCACGCACCGTCACACCGCTCTTCCATGGCGGTCTTCCGGAGGGAGCCCTCCGCGCGGATGCACCGCATGGAAGACATCGATCGGTCGCTCACCGGAGCGCCGGGAACGGATGAATGTCATGTCCAGACAGGGAATGGCTGTTCAAAACGAGGAGTTCACCGAGGCGGAGTTGATGATGCGTGCCCGGGGGCTCGCCGAGCTCGCCTGGAAGCACCGGGAGGAGACGGATGCCACCCGTCGGATTCCCCGTGTGGTCATCGACGCGCTGTTCGACTCGGGACTGCTGCGGCTCGGGACCTCGAAGCGAATGGGCGGCCTCGAGGGACACCCGCTGACGATCGTCGAGATCGGACGGGAGCTGTCGCGTGGGTCGGCGGCGCTCGGCTGGCTCTACGGCCTGACGATCGGACATCAGTGGTACCTGTCGTTCATGTCCGAGCGGTTCCAGCAGGAGGTCCGCGACTCCAAGCCGGGGCTGATCGTCGACTCGCTGGTTCCCGCCGGCCAGGCGGAGCCCGTCGACGGAGGCTTCCTGCTGTCCGGTCACTGGAAGTTCGTCAGCGGCGTGGAGTGGTGCTCGTGGGCTGGTCTGGCCGTCGTCGCGAAGCTGCCCGGCCGGACGGAACCCGAGCCGCTCGCGATGTTCGTCCCGGCGGACAAGCTGAAGATCGAGGACACCTGGCACACGGTGGGCCTGCGGGGCACCGCGAGCAACGAGGTCAAGCTCGAGCGCGTGTTCGTGCCGCTGCACCGTATCTTCGCCCTGGCGCGCTTCGCCGCCGACGGCAAGCCGCAGGGTGAGGTGAGCGAGCCCGGCACGCTGTACAAGCTGCCCTTCATGGCGATGGCGGCCATTCAGCTGTGCTATCCGGCGCTGGGCGCGGCGCAGCGGGTCCTGGAGGAGTACGCGGCCTGGACGAAGAAGCGCGTGCGAGCCTACGAGCACACCGCGGCGAAGGAGGCCCCGTACTCGCAGATGACGCTCGCGGATGCCACCGTCAAGTGGGACGCCGCGCGGGCGCTCCTGCTGCAGTATGTCCGCGACGCGTGGGATGCCGCCGAGGCCGAGCGCCAGGTTCCGAGCGACGAGGAGCGCGCGCGGATGTTCGGCCAGCGTGCCTTCATCACGCGGACCTGCGCCGAGCTGACGAACCAGTTGTTCCTCGACTCGGGGGCCATGTCCCTGTTCGAGACGTCCGCCATGCAGGCGCTGTGGCGCGACGTGAACGCGGCCTCGATGCACATGGTCCTCAGCCGCGGGGACGCACTCACCAGCCTCGGCCGCACGCAGATGGGTCTGCCCGGCCACCACTTCGCCTGACGCCGCGGTGTCAAAGACGCGTCTGTCGTTCCAAAACCAGCTCCTATACTTCAGGTCATGTCCAATCCCACCACGACCGGCCCTGAGATGCCGGTCTTCCACTCCACCTCCCAGGCCTCGACCCGGACCCGGCTCACCAAGGCCCTCTTCGGGTTCACCATCATCGCGACGGTCGTCGTGGTCGGAATCGCCGACGTGTTCAACGCCACTCACCTGTTCAATCCGCGGTGGCCGGGCCATGCCCGCTTTCACATCGGAATGCAGTTCACCACGCTGGTCCTGGTGTCGCTCGCCTCGCTCGGCGCGCTCACCGGGCCCCTGGACAAAGCCAAGGCGTGGCTCGCGGCGCTCGCGCCCCTCACCTTCTGGCCAGGCCTGCTGGTCTCCTGGTTCATCCCCGGCACCGACGTCTACGCCACCGACGAGCTGCGCCAGATGGGCATCCCCATCAACCTCGGGCTGTCCCTTCTCTTCATTGCCGTGACGCTCTGGGGACTCTGGCTGGCGGGCGCGCTGGAGAAGCCCGTGAGCGCGAAATGAAGACGAACACAGAAGAACCCACGGACTCACGCTCGGCGAGGATCAACCGCGGTGACGTGTTCTGGATCGCGCCAGATGACTCGCGCGGCCCCGTCCCGAGCTACTCCCATCCCCACGTGGTGGTTCAGGACGACGTCTTCAACCACTCGCGCATCACGACCGTGGTCGTGTGTGCCTTGACGTCGAACCTGCACCGGGCGAGCGAGCCGGGGAATGTCCTGCTCGAGGTGGGCGAGGGGAACCTTCCCAAGCAGAGCGTCGTGGTCGTGTCGCAGCTCTCCTCGGTCGACAAGGCCCGCCTGGGTGAACGGATCGGGTCGCTGTCCGACGCGCGGGTGGAGCAGATCCTGGCCGGACTGCGATTCCAGCAGGTGTCGTTCTTCGGGCGGTAGCCCGCCCGCACGAGTTCTCCTGACTCGACAAGCCTGCAACGATGAGTTGCAGGCTTTTCTATTTCGCGAGGAGTGGCGAGTCGATACTTCTGCGCCACCTCAACAAGACACTCGACCGGAGACCTCGATGGAAGTCCGCACCTCCATCGCCGCCTCCGCGCTCGCGCACAACAACTCTGGAATCTTCACCCACCACAGACGAGGAGAATGGCAATGACCAAGAACGAGCAGGTGATCCGCGCGCTCTACGAGGCAGCGGAGGTCCAGGACGTCAAGAAATTCGTGTCGTTGTTCGCGAACGATGGCTACTTCTACGATGTGTCCGCTGGTCGTAAATATCGTGGCGACGAGATCGGCCGCACGGTCGAGATCTATGCGACGGCATTTCCCGACATGCACCGGGCGCTTGACAAGTTCTATGTCAGCGGTGATGTCGTCGTGGTGGAGCTGTCATTGAACGGCACGCATCGGGGGCCGCTGGAGCTGCCTGTCGGAACAATTCCCGCGACAGGCAAGGAAATCCACGCGCCCTGCTGTGACGTCTTTCACTTGAAGGACGGCAAGGTCCAGTCGTTCCACTGCTACACCGCCGCGACCATTCTGTTGGGCCAGCTTGAGGTCCTCACGAACCTCGAAGCCGCGATCAAGCGTGCCTAGCGCCGCGCGCGGGGCTGCCCATCCGCCACCGAAGCGGCTGCACGCCGCTCGATGTACTGGAGCCGGAGGAGCTCGGCGCTCCCACCGACGCCCCCTGTCCCCAAACCCGCGAGCGCGGCTACTGAATCCGCCGCGGTCCGGAGCACGCCTTGACGCGGTCCTTCGCGGCCGTGCCACTGTCCTTGGTGTACGAGTAGGGGACGGAGAACACGCTGCCGCCAACGTCCCGGGAGCTGGACGACGACTTGCCGGTATAGACGTTCCCACTGTCGATGGCGATCGCGCCCGGAGCCTGAAGCCAATGCGGCTTGCTCGCGTTCTCGAAGTAGTTGCTCTCGACGCGAGCTTGCGCATTCTCCGCGGCGGTGATGCAGAAGTAGGACGTGTTGAGCCAGTAATTGTTGTAGAGGTGGGCCTGCATCAGCGCGCCGCCGAGCTTCGGGTTTCTTCCCGAGCTGTTGTCGTACCAGTTGTGGTGCCAGGTCATCTTCGCGTTGTTGGCGAAGTTCACGAAGCTGTGCTGACCACCACACTGGTACGGAGTCCGCCCATCGATGTAGCTCCACGAGAGCGTGATGTAGTCGGGATGGGTACTGGTCTCGGAGGCCGTGGTGCCAACGTCGAGGTAGCCATCGCTGATGAGCGCGAACGAGCAGTGATCGATCCACACGTGCTTCGACGAGGTGAGCGTGAATCCGTCACCCGCCTCGATGAGGCCTGGGTTCACGTCGCGGATGTCGAGGTTGCGGAAGATCAAGTTCTCCTGGTTTCCGAGGTTGAACGACACTCCGCGAAGACTGACGCCGTCACCCATGCCGATCACCGTCTTGTTCGACTTGACGTTGATGGTGGTCTCGTTGCGCGTACGGGTGGACGTCACCTCGTCCGAGTTGCAGGTGCTCGAAACCCGGAACTCCTTGATGGCCTTGCCCATGGAGTCACAGGACGCCTTCTTCTCGCATCCCGACACGGTGCGAGCCGCGGTCCTGAAGTCCAGGTCATTCATGATGTGGAGCACGCGTGCCTGGCCATCCTCCAGGTACTGCTTGAGCTGACTTGTCGTCGTGACCTGGATCGGGGAGGCGCTTCCTCCCCCCGTGGTGCCTCCTGATTGGGCGGCGAAGCCATCGGGTTTATCGGAGAGGGAGATGGAGCAGGGATCGCTACCACCACCACCACTCGTGCCGCTGGCCACCAGCTTGAACTTCTGGTTCGTCGACCCACTCCAACCCCACTGCTGGAGCCCCGCCCCGTTGCTCGTCGCCCCCCCAATGACGTCCATCACCAGGCCGCTGTGCCGAGCCACCAGCTTCACCGTCCCTTCGCCGGTGTCCTCGATCAGGAACTGCTGGTAGGTCCCGCCCGAACAGGACCACTGCTTGATCAGGGCGCCGCTGCTCGTCGAGGCATCCGTGACGTCGAGACACAGGCCACTGGAGACATTCTTGATGCTGTAGTAGCCGCCCGACTGCGCGAGGAACTCGAACCGCTGGGCAACGCCCCCGCTGCAGGTCGAGATCACCGCATCCGTACCAGCGCCCGTACTCCCGCCCTTGGGCTGTACACACTTGTCGCTGCCCACTCCGACGAGGTTGTACGTCTTGCTGGTATCGACGGAGAGCGCCTCGACGACGCCTCCGAGGGCCTCGTCCAACCCGCCCTCCGCGGGGGACTCCCCGCAGCCCGGTGTCATCGCCCCCACGAGAGACAGCAGAAACAAGCGAGAAGCTGCTCCACGCATTCAAGCACCCCTTTCAACGCAGAAGCTGAATTGGCCGGCCTCTCTATCATAACGTTACGATCCATGAAAACCAGATTAACCAGAAAACGAGACTTCTTGAAAAAACCTGAAGTGTTCCAGCCAGTTACGCCGTTCCCTGCCGTGCACAGAGTCCGGAGCGACCCGGATGCCGTGCCTCCTCACGCGAAGCCACGCGTCCACCGAGAGCACATCCGCGCAGGGACTCGCCGCGAGCAGCACGGCGAACCACAGGAGGTGGTGGGTGTGGAGGACCGTCCCGGCGAACTGAGGGACCGCGAGCACCATCGCCACCCGCGTGAACAGGCCCAGGATGGCCAGGAGCGTCGAAGGCACGAGGACCCCGAGCGCGGCCCACGCCGACAAAGACGGTGATGCGGAACACCGCCGGGTCGACCGCACTGCCCGTGAGGTACCCGCGCATGTCGCGTCAGAGAGGTTCGAGCCCACGTGCCCGCAGCGGAGCGAGCACCTCGGTCTCCATCGACCTGCGCGCGAGGTCCAGATACGACTGGGATTGCATCCACCCGAGCGCATGGATCGCGCTGGCCTCCCCTTCCCCCCGTGCCGCGATGCGTGCCTGGTTCTCCCGGACGGCGGCGATCGTCCTCCCAGCCGCCTCCCGAAGGACCTCCCGCTCGTCCTCCTCCAGCATCGGCAACGCCCAGTCGAGGAACACCCACCCGAACTGCCCGTGCGCGGCCTCGTCCTTGACGATCCGACCCAACACCCCCTTCACCAGCGGGTGCGTCGCGGAGCGCCAGGTGCCTCGAAGCAGGGGGATGGAGATCGCCTCGTCCGGGCGGAGTGTCCCCCACGGAAGCGTCTCCACCTCGGGCCGGAGCTTGCGATAGCGGCGCTCGACGTTGCCACCGATGTATGCGAGCCGCCTCCCGGGAGGAAAACCCTGCCCTGAATGAGCGGCACACCCCATGAAGTCCTTCCAGGCGCCGGCGTCCACCCTGGGGTGCACACCCGCCGGGTTCTTCAGGCGCCGCCCGCCGCGGCGCGCTCGATCGCGGCGATGTCGATCCGCTTCATCTTCAGCATCGCCTCCATCGCGCGCCGGGCCTTCGCGGCATCCGGGCTGCTCAGCAGCTCGCTCAGGCGGCGGGGAACGATCTGCCACGACAGGCCGAACCGATCCTTCACCCAGCCGCACTGCTCGGCCTCGGGATGCGCCGACAACGCCTGGGTCAGCCGGTCGACCTCGGCCTGATCCTCGCAGTGGATCTGGAAGCTCACCGCCTCGTTGAACTTGAAGTGCGGGCCGCCGTTGAGCCCGACGAAGCGCCGGCCGCCGAGTGTGAACACGACCGTCAGGACGCCGCCCTCGCGCATGCTCGGATTGTCCGCGGGCGAGCGCACCACCTCGTCGATCCGGCTATCGGGCAGGAGCGACACGTAGAAACGGGCGGCCTCCTCGGCCTGTCCGTCGAACCAGAGGCAGGGACTGATCTTCTCCATGGCCGTTCTCCTTTACGTCGGACGTGGACCGGTGAGCGCGAACCTCGCGCCCTGGGGGCCTTGAATGCTCCAACCGCCCCCGGACACCGGAGCGGGAACATGCTGAAGCGCGCCATGGTGCACCCGTTCAACCCGGTCATGTCATGAATGGCTTCCCTGGTTATAAAAAGCAACCAAGGTGAGTGCGGACACAGTCACGCCAGGGGGGTGAGCGTGGAAGCGCTCACCCCCCCTGCCCTGGCACGACCGCCATGCGCTCCCGAGGAGCCTACTTCGGCTTCTCCTGGTCTCCGGACGTTCCAGAGCCGCCGACGGCGGAGGTCTGCGCCTCGCCCCATCCCGCCTCGAAGAACGCCTTCCACTTCCACTGGCCATCGCGCTTCACGAGGAGCCCGGTGAGCCGGCCGGGCTTCTTCTTCCCGCCCATGGTCATGGTGTAGTCATCGGTGAAACTGACGAGCGAGTCGGACAACACGGTGATGTCGAGCTTGTGGTTCATCTGCGTGTCCGCGGGTATCTGCTCGAACATGGGCTTCATCATCTCCGTGTATTTCCGCCGGTCGTACGTCTCGGCCGTCGGGATGCCCTTGCTGTCATCGGTCGCCATGTAGATCGGGAAGTCGGCCCGGGCGATATCCGCCTCGAAGTCGCGCCGCTTCATGATGGCGTCGCCTTCCTTGAACCAGGCTTCGACCTCCTTTCGGGTCTTCGCTTCGTGGGTGGGCTTGCGGGTCCACGGCCCCATCTTGGACATGTCCACGGGGGTGACCGAGCCCTTCGCTGCGGGAGGGGCGCCCTTGTGCTCCTGATCCTGCGCCCAGACGGGCGAGGTGAGCACGAGCGCGGCGAGACACACTGTGATTCGACGTAT
Above is a window of Cystobacter fuscus DNA encoding:
- a CDS encoding acyl-CoA dehydrogenase family protein, yielding MSRQGMAVQNEEFTEAELMMRARGLAELAWKHREETDATRRIPRVVIDALFDSGLLRLGTSKRMGGLEGHPLTIVEIGRELSRGSAALGWLYGLTIGHQWYLSFMSERFQQEVRDSKPGLIVDSLVPAGQAEPVDGGFLLSGHWKFVSGVEWCSWAGLAVVAKLPGRTEPEPLAMFVPADKLKIEDTWHTVGLRGTASNEVKLERVFVPLHRIFALARFAADGKPQGEVSEPGTLYKLPFMAMAAIQLCYPALGAAQRVLEEYAAWTKKRVRAYEHTAAKEAPYSQMTLADATVKWDAARALLLQYVRDAWDAAEAERQVPSDEERARMFGQRAFITRTCAELTNQLFLDSGAMSLFETSAMQALWRDVNAASMHMVLSRGDALTSLGRTQMGLPGHHFA
- a CDS encoding ATP-binding protein gives rise to the protein MGVRIAVVIALSTLVSYLHMLHALRTEALEHLQRHVAERGQREQAIFTLAEDNHAFLKKALEERLRELPREDVSARFDSLVARLPDGTLRNRPEQEESLQGIHVFMPPHVTLDAGFRARLVAAYDVLSKYGPAFYIRFKTTYITFPEGAIVGFSPWTPRWSHELASDFSITGFEDFILSQPENNPRRQTTWTGIYNEPISHEWMVSGATPLDLDGRHVATIGHDVLLDEVMARTIDGHLPGAYNVLFRDDGQLIAHPEQRLEDTRSAYNILSGAEQPDVAVSRLGSREKAAHLRGIFERVKNRAPDQTLLELPEHGEYIAVTRLKGPGWNLATVLPEQVVSRPAFLAARYVLLLGLLSLLLELVIMYRVLQQQIARPLQTLTQATDKVAAGDFQVALGTSRGDELGQLARAFQHMADQVQHREEALRQNNEGLEQRVEERARELRDVHLKLMQTARRAGMAESATHVLHNVGNVLNSVYTSAQLAKDRMLKMRLEQVGRVTNMLEQNQDDLTRFLTQDERGRLLLPFLDRLGQNLLEERTEIVSLLNDVGRYTEHIGDIIKMQQNHARAPRMHEPVDLAELLEDALRINSAELSRHQVRVQRQLTPLPHLMIDKHKTLMILVNLISNARYALDTVAPSERLLLMSLEQTSTDRVHIVIRDNGMGIAPEMITRIFQYGFTTRDEGHGFGLHSSALAAQELGGTLTVHSDGPGRGAAFTLELPYHPVQRTT
- a CDS encoding nuclear transport factor 2 family protein, translated to MIRRITVCLAALVLTSPVWAQDQEHKGAPPAAKGSVTPVDMSKMGPWTRKPTHEAKTRKEVEAWFKEGDAIMKRRDFEADIARADFPIYMATDDSKGIPTAETYDRRKYTEMMKPMFEQIPADTQMNHKLDITVLSDSLVSFTDDYTMTMGGKKKPGRLTGLLVKRDGQWKWKAFFEAGWGEAQTSAVGGSGTSGDQEKPK
- a CDS encoding nuclear transport factor 2 family protein, yielding MTKNEQVIRALYEAAEVQDVKKFVSLFANDGYFYDVSAGRKYRGDEIGRTVEIYATAFPDMHRALDKFYVSGDVVVVELSLNGTHRGPLELPVGTIPATGKEIHAPCCDVFHLKDGKVQSFHCYTAATILLGQLEVLTNLEAAIKRA
- a CDS encoding RICIN domain-containing protein — its product is MFLLSLVGAMTPGCGESPAEGGLDEALGGVVEALSVDTSKTYNLVGVGSDKCVQPKGGSTGAGTDAVISTCSGGVAQRFEFLAQSGGYYSIKNVSSGLCLDVTDASTSSGALIKQWSCSGGTYQQFLIEDTGEGTVKLVARHSGLVMDVIGGATSNGAGLQQWGWSGSTNQKFKLVASGTSGGGGSDPCSISLSDKPDGFAAQSGGTTGGGSASPIQVTTTSQLKQYLEDGQARVLHIMNDLDFRTAARTVSGCEKKASCDSMGKAIKEFRVSSTCNSDEVTSTRTRNETTINVKSNKTVIGMGDGVSLRGVSFNLGNQENLIFRNLDIRDVNPGLIEAGDGFTLTSSKHVWIDHCSFALISDGYLDVGTTASETSTHPDYITLSWSYIDGRTPYQCGGQHSFVNFANNAKMTWHHNWYDNSSGRNPKLGGALMQAHLYNNYWLNTSYFCITAAENAQARVESNYFENASKPHWLQAPGAIAIDSGNVYTGKSSSSSRDVGGSVFSVPYSYTKDSGTAAKDRVKACSGPRRIQ
- a CDS encoding VOC family protein; this encodes MEKISPCLWFDGQAEEAARFYVSLLPDSRIDEVVRSPADNPSMREGGVLTVVFTLGGRRFVGLNGGPHFKFNEAVSFQIHCEDQAEVDRLTQALSAHPEAEQCGWVKDRFGLSWQIVPRRLSELLSSPDAAKARRAMEAMLKMKRIDIAAIERAAAGGA
- a CDS encoding type II toxin-antitoxin system PemK/MazF family toxin yields the protein MKTNTEEPTDSRSARINRGDVFWIAPDDSRGPVPSYSHPHVVVQDDVFNHSRITTVVVCALTSNLHRASEPGNVLLEVGEGNLPKQSVVVVSQLSSVDKARLGERIGSLSDARVEQILAGLRFQQVSFFGR